The following proteins are encoded in a genomic region of Populus trichocarpa isolate Nisqually-1 chromosome 13, P.trichocarpa_v4.1, whole genome shotgun sequence:
- the LOC18104167 gene encoding benzyl alcohol O-benzoyltransferase produces MILASVLQFFSALSELARGADVPSILPVWERDMLNARVTPRVTCTHNEDVDDEDDAEDNIRQFDAMAHRSFFISPKELSNLGAMIPSHLSPCTTFEVLSACAWRCYTIASRSNPKAKACLQFPVALTTVGELCQNPLGYALELIRDTKAVVTEDYMRSLADVMVIKRQPKGLELCQTLEE; encoded by the coding sequence ATGATACTAGCTAGTGTGCTTCAGTTTTTCTCTGCCCTAAGCGAGTTGGCAAGGGGAGCTGATGTTCCTTCAATTCTTCCTGTGTGGGAAAGGGATATGCTCAATGCTAGGGTTACACCCCGTGTTACATGCACACACAATGAAGAcgttgatgatgaagatgatgccGAAGATAACATTCGCCAGTTCGATGCCATGGCCCATCGCAGTTTCTTTATTAGCCCCAAAGAACTATCCAACCTTGGCGCAATGATTCCTTCTCATTTAAGTCCTTGTACAACCTTTGAAGTATTGAGTGCATGCGCGTGGAGATGCTATACTATAGCATCTAGATCAAATCCCAAGGCAAAGGCTTGCTTACAATTTCCGGTAGCTCTAACAACTGTTGGTGAGCTTTGTCAAAACCCATTGGGGTATGCCCTAGAGTTGATCAGGGATACCAAGGCTGTAGTAACTGAGGATTACATGAGATCTTTGGCAGATGTAATGGTGATCAAGCGCCAGCCTAAAGGATTGGAGTTGTGTCAGACGTTAGAAGAATAG